TCTTATACATTATCTGTAGAAAATTTTAGACCCTGCCCTTACTGCAATGTTACTTTCAGTGGAAAGTTTGGAATTGATAGAAGAAATGACTTTCGTAAGAAAAATGATAGGCCACTTGTTTTTTCGTATAATCAAAATAAGATTAAAGCTAGAACTTTCAATAAATCTTTAAACGGCGTTGGAATAAAAATTAAAGATAATCTTCATATCTCAAGAGGTGATATTGTGA
The sequence above is a segment of the Nitrospirota bacterium genome. Coding sequences within it:
- a CDS encoding PilZ domain-containing protein — translated: MIRIECPNCKRDSYTLSVENFRPCPYCNVTFSGKFGIDRRNDFRKKNDRPLVFSYNQNKIKARTFNKSLNGVGIKIKDNLHISRGDIVNVDFGRYRLKAKLMWSKRKNGDLYSTAGLKFLK